One stretch of Pomacea canaliculata isolate SZHN2017 linkage group LG1, ASM307304v1, whole genome shotgun sequence DNA includes these proteins:
- the LOC112558408 gene encoding ketimine reductase mu-crystallin-like isoform X2: MPAYSEKDNALSTKLLTFFPKNTNISTHAALIVVFDCCTGIPKAIMDGDVITAQRTAAASAAATKHLTNGIPRQLAILGAGVQARSHYHALSYLYKFQQVKIWNHHMDKAKLLAAELGPEVEAVPEAKEAIQDADVIVTVTNSSVPVLQASWVKQGAHINAVGSCRPDWNEIAPELMHQAVVYVDTKEAAVKESGDIIKSGATIFAEIGEVIAGKAAARTTETTIFKSLGMAIEDTVTANLVMKKLDGRT, encoded by the exons ATGCCAGCATATAGTGAAAAGGATAATGCTCTAAGCACCAAACTACTAACGTTCTTTCCAAAGAATACAAACATCTCTACACATGCAGCCCTCATTGTGGTTTTTGACTGCTGTACTGGCATACCTAAAGCT ATCATGGATGGAGATGTCATTACTGCACAGAGAACAGCTGCTGCATCAGCTGCAGCCACAAAG CACCTCACAAATGGAATTCCAAGACAACTTGCTATTCTAGGTGCTGGAGTGCAAGCACGGTCACACTACCATGCTCTTTCTTACCTGTACAAATTTCAGCAG GTGAAAATATGGAACCACCATATGGACAAGGCAAAGTTGTTAGCAGCAGAACTGGGACCAGAAGTGGAAGCAGTGCCAGAGGCCAAAGAAGCCATACAGGATGCAGATGTTATTGTCACAGTGACAAATTCTAGTGTTCCTGTATTGCAAGCCAGCTGGGTCAAGCAGGGTGCTCACATTAATG cGGTAGGGTCATGCAGACCTGATTGGAATGAAATTGCACCAGAACTGATGCACCAGGCTGTTGTCTATGTGGATACAAAAGAAGCAGCTGTTAAAGAGAGTGGGGACATCATCAAAAGTGGA GCCACAATCTTTGCAGAAATAGGTGAAGTTATTGCTGGAAAAGCAGCGGCAAGAACAACTGAGACTACAATCTTCAAATCTCTTG GCATGGCAATTGAAGATACAGTGACAGCAAATCTTGTAATGAAGAAACTAGACGGAAGAACCTAA
- the LOC112558461 gene encoding complement C1q tumor necrosis factor-related protein 6-like: protein MSSSCMTMLSVVAALLVCVDATRVKRADDRPELEAVVNQLSERLTQATAQLTALQGQVSQLTARFQSSQTQVAFIAFHGDDPFNVATDGTMMYNTAQINIGGAFNTVTGVFTAPIAGLYVFFANCMSVATTDLDLGILVDGQRYGGCYSFTQEGNGQGANMVTVHLTQGQQVWVHMYRPSRTVRGNVWNSFSGFLVKTD from the exons ATGTCTTCTAGCTGCATGACGATGCTGTCGGTGGTGGCAGCGTTGCTCGTGTGTGTAGATGCGACTCGCGTAAAACGAGCAGACGACCGGCCAGAGCTCGAGGCCGTGGTCAACCAACTGTCGGAGCGACTGACACAGGCGACCGCTCAGCTGACTGCGCTTCAGGGACAGGTGTCTCAGCTGACTGCGCGATTTC AATCCTCCCAGACGCAAGTTGCCTTTATCGCATTTCACGGCGACGACCCCTTTAATGTGGCCACGGATGGCACGATGATGTACAACACGGCGCAGATCAACATCGGCGGTGCTTTCAACACCGTGACCGGAGTCTTCACGGCCCCCATCGCCGGCCTCTACGTCTTTTTCGCCAACTGCATGTCCGTTGCGACGACTGACCTCGACCTCGGCATCCTGGTGGACGGCCAGAGATACGGAGGGTGCTATTCTTTCACCCAAGAAGGCAACGGCCAGGGTGCAAATATGGTCACTGTACACCTGACCCAAGGGCAGCAGGTGTGGGTGCATATGTACCGACCTTCCCGTACAGTAAGAGGCAACGTGTGGAATTCTTTTTCCGGTTTCTTGGTCAAAACCGACTAA
- the LOC112558408 gene encoding ketimine reductase mu-crystallin-like isoform X1: protein MVEHIKIISAKQVADILHYDELIPIIEKALADFSGRPESGIIQPIRTVLHLPSANGFLGIMPAYSEKDNALSTKLLTFFPKNTNISTHAALIVVFDCCTGIPKAIMDGDVITAQRTAAASAAATKHLTNGIPRQLAILGAGVQARSHYHALSYLYKFQQVKIWNHHMDKAKLLAAELGPEVEAVPEAKEAIQDADVIVTVTNSSVPVLQASWVKQGAHINAVGSCRPDWNEIAPELMHQAVVYVDTKEAAVKESGDIIKSGATIFAEIGEVIAGKAAARTTETTIFKSLGMAIEDTVTANLVMKKLDGRT, encoded by the exons ATGGTTGAACATATTAAGATTATTTCAGCAAAGCAAGTTGCAGATATTCTTCATTATGACGAACTCATTCCAATTATTGAAAAAGCACTTGCCGACTTTTCTGGCAGACCAGAATCTGGCATCATACAACCAATACGCACCGTGTTACATTTACCATCGGCGAACGG GTTTCTGGGTATCATGCCAGCATATAGTGAAAAGGATAATGCTCTAAGCACCAAACTACTAACGTTCTTTCCAAAGAATACAAACATCTCTACACATGCAGCCCTCATTGTGGTTTTTGACTGCTGTACTGGCATACCTAAAGCT ATCATGGATGGAGATGTCATTACTGCACAGAGAACAGCTGCTGCATCAGCTGCAGCCACAAAG CACCTCACAAATGGAATTCCAAGACAACTTGCTATTCTAGGTGCTGGAGTGCAAGCACGGTCACACTACCATGCTCTTTCTTACCTGTACAAATTTCAGCAG GTGAAAATATGGAACCACCATATGGACAAGGCAAAGTTGTTAGCAGCAGAACTGGGACCAGAAGTGGAAGCAGTGCCAGAGGCCAAAGAAGCCATACAGGATGCAGATGTTATTGTCACAGTGACAAATTCTAGTGTTCCTGTATTGCAAGCCAGCTGGGTCAAGCAGGGTGCTCACATTAATG cGGTAGGGTCATGCAGACCTGATTGGAATGAAATTGCACCAGAACTGATGCACCAGGCTGTTGTCTATGTGGATACAAAAGAAGCAGCTGTTAAAGAGAGTGGGGACATCATCAAAAGTGGA GCCACAATCTTTGCAGAAATAGGTGAAGTTATTGCTGGAAAAGCAGCGGCAAGAACAACTGAGACTACAATCTTCAAATCTCTTG GCATGGCAATTGAAGATACAGTGACAGCAAATCTTGTAATGAAGAAACTAGACGGAAGAACCTAA
- the LOC112558392 gene encoding sodium-coupled monocarboxylate transporter 1-like: MAASGDRRFSFQTGHKNSFGAIDYVIFAATLAVSAGVGIFYAIKDRKRKNIKDFLLAGGNMHVVPVAMSLIATFMSAITMLGTPAEMYNYTTMYLYIGLGYLLCMAASAHIFVPIFYNLKLTSAYEYLEKRFSRGIRTLGTSLFTVQMIVYMAIVLYAPSLALNAVTGLSLWGSVVAVGICCTFYTTLGGMKAVLWTDTIQVGLMVAGLLAALIQGCIELGGLSRAWRIATEGGRVDFSDFRADPKVRHSFWALTLGGAVIWISNYGTNQAQVQRALTCGSLRHAQIALWINVPGLLIILGLSSLAGIVMYAFYSSCDPQQFGLVSGNDQLFPLFVMDVLGHLPGLPGLFVASIFSGSLSTMSSGLNSLAAVILQDILRPYFLRGMSEERATLCSRALAVTFGILCLAMTYVASKLGGILQAALALFGMLGCPMLGLFTLGVFFPWANTWGAYAGLFSSLAIMLWIGVGAFTVKVKPALSIRRTHGCNWNLTNLSSLAPWMA; this comes from the exons ATGGCAGCCTCAGGTGACCGTCGCTTCAGCTTTCAGACCGGCCACAAGAACTCCTTCGGTGCCATTGACTACGTCATTTTCGCAGCGACGCTGGCGGTCTCTGCCGGTGTCGGCATCTTCTACGCCATCAAAGACCGGAAGCGGAAGAACATCAAGGACTTCCTGCTGGCCGGGGGCAACATGCACGTCGTCCCCGTGGCTATGTCGCTGATCGCCACGTTCATGTCGGCCATCACCATGCTGGGCACGCCGGCCGAGATGTACAACTACACCACCATGTACCTGTACATCGGCCTCGGCTACCTGCTGTGCATGGCGGCCTCGGCGCACATCTTTGTACCCATCTTCTACAACTTGAAGCTGACCAGCGCTTACGAA TACCTTGAGAAACGATTCAGCAGAGGAATTCGAACCCTGGGAACAAGCCTCTTCACAGTGCAAATG ATTGTTTACATGGCCATTGTTCTCTATGCACCGTCGTTGGCTCTAAACGCtg TTACTGGACTATCGCTGTGGGGCTCCGTTGTTGCAGTAGGCATTTGCTGCACTTTTTACACGACgctg GGCGGCATGAAGGCTGTGTTGTGGACGGACACAATCCAGGTGGGCTTGATGGTGGCTGGACTGCTGGCCGCTCTCATCCAGGGTTGCATCGAACTTGGGGGCCTCTCCAGAGCCTGGAGGATTGCAACGGAAGGGGGAAGAGTGGACTTTTCTGA TTTTCGTGCAGACCCTAAGGTACGCCATAGTTTTTGGGCCCTTACTCTGGGCGGCGCTGTAATATGGATTTCTAATTACGGAACCAATCAGGCCCAAGTTCAGCGTGCGCTCACGTGTGGAAGTCTAAGGCATGCTCAGAT AGCCCTGTGGATCAACGTACCAGGCCTGTTAATCATCCTGGGACTGAGCTCCTTGGCAGGAATCGTCATGTATGCCTTCTACAGCTCCTGTGATCCACAGCAGTTTGGACTTGTGTCTGGAAATGACCAG CTGTTTCCGCTTTTCGTGATGGACGTGCTGGGCCATCTGCCAGGGCTGCCTGGTCTCTTTGTGGCCAGTATCTTTAGCGGATCCTTGAG CACCATGTCCTCTGGCCTCAACTCTCTGGCAGCAGTCATCCTCCAGGACATTCTGCGCCCTTACTTTCTGCGCGGCATGTCTGAAGAAAGGGCAACTCTCTGCTCACGAGCATTAG CCGTCACCTTTGGTATCTTGTGCCTCGCTATGACGTATGTGGCTTCCAAGCTTGGCGGAATCTTGCAG gcAGCGCTTGCATTGTTCGGCATGTTGGGGTGTCCGATGTTGGGACTCTTCACTCTCGGCGTCTTCTTCCCCTGGGCAAATACCTGG GGAGCATACGCAGGTTTGTTCTCGAGCCTGGCGATCATGCTTTGGATTGGCGTGGGCGCCTTTACAGTCAAAGTCAAGCCCGCTCTCTCCATCCGACGCACACACGGGTGCAACTGGAACCTGACCAATCTCAGCTCCTTGGCCCCGTGGATGGCCTGA